CACACGCACATGATAAGGCACGTCATGCTCACGTATGTCCAATATAAGATCCATATAATCCATTTGTTTTTTGACTTCACCATCGCTACCGATATTGGACGCCGCCAGTGAGGACGACaacatttgcatataaaatgTGTTGGATTTCTCACGTTCCAAATTGCGTTTGACCGCTGCGTTTAATTCACGACGCACTTTCGTCATAGCCGTTTGATTTAGAAATGAAAGTTTGAGAAAGTGTTGTTTTTTACCCACTAAATGATTTGCCAAGTCGAGGTCTTCTTTACTTATGTGTTCTACATTTGCCAATTGGCCAGAGTATTTGCGACTCAGAAAACGTGCCACTTCATGTGACTGTTTCTCATCCGGTCGTATCAATAAATATGGTTTATATGCTACAGTACATTTGAAGCGTGAGCCATCcatttgaatgaaaaacaaatcTAAGGCAGCAACCAGACGACGGTCTTCATCCAAAATTTCAGTCTGCAGAAAATAAAGCATTGCATATTTAAGGCTGTTAAAAACCTGAATAACAAACGTAACTTACCGAGTGCATGTTTATGAGGTAGCCAGTACGCTCAAGGCTATCCTTTACACGGTCGAAGCCATATTTGGAGTCGATTTTATCGTTTTCACGCGACTGTCGGTATCCAGCCTCGTTGAAGAAGTCATCGCTGTGTACAATTCAACAATTACAATTTTGTcacattttgtttatattttgcaaaatgctCACCCTTCAGCACGTGTGTCCGAAGTAAATTTGCCTGtgttttgaagaatttttggtCTATTGCCACCCCCATCCTCCATTATgtgcataaaatttatttgcaaaacttTGGATTTCCGTAGATTTGCAGAACTTGTGAAAAACTTATTGCAATTGATGTTTATTTGGCGGCAAATTGTTTGAAGTGAAGAAGGGTTGCCgactttataaatttaaatacagtCAGCTGATCGATTTGTCATACCAGATGAAATgaataaatagtaattaaaaaaaaatgttaaagccaaatatatatgtagaagaatatataaataacaaaaataacttcTAACTAATGCTACAAATGttattatttagaattttttctcaGTTGGCTTAATACAacatttttcgattttgtttatGTATTCTAGTTTGTATTATAGTCCGGCACCACCGATCATAGCTCCACGTCAAACGAAACGCGAATTAGCTCAGAAGCCGCCTTGCccgataaaaaaataaattttttgtgatttttataaGCTTATATCGCACAGTATCCATTAAATTTGGCTAAAATGGTTAGTTTGATCAACACAGTAGACACCGGTCATGAGGATATGATCCACAATGCAGTGCTGGACTACTATGGACTGCATTTGGCAACTTGCTCATCAGATGGGTCTGTAAAGGTGTTCGATGTAAAGAACGGAAATCAAATTTTGGTTGCTGACCTCAAGGGTCATCAAGGGCCTGTGTGGCAAGTAGCATGGGCCCATCCCAAGTTTGGAAATCTATTGGCTTCCTGCTCATATGATCGTAAAGTTATCGTATGGAAAGAGGGCGCTGCAAATGAATGGACgaaattgtaaatacatatacacataacaGATAAGACGGTATCGTTTActaacaaaaatacttttttttttagctatGAGTACAACAATCACGATTCCTCCGTTAATTCGGTAGCTTTTGCGCCTGCCGAATACGGTCTGATACTAGCGTGCGGCAGTTCGGATGGTTCGATATCCATACTAACATGCAACATAGAATATGGCGTTTGGGATAGCAAGAAGATCTCGAATGCACACACTATCGGTTGCAATGCAATTTCTTGGTGTTCTTCAACTGTGCCAGAACCGGCATTCGATCAGCGTTCTTCAACACGAAACACTGCGGTTAAGCGTCTCGCTAGTGCTGGCTGCGATAATTGTGTGAAAATATGGCGAGAAGATTCTGATCGTTGGGTGGAGGAAAATCGGCTTGAGGGACACTCTGACTGGGTGCGTGACGTAGCTTGGGCGCCATCAATCGGGCTGGCCCGTTCACAAATCGCTTCGGCGTCACAAGATCGTCATGTTATTATCTGGAATAGCACTGATTTAACGACATGGTCGTCAAcaatattgcatacttttgatGATGTGGTTTGGAGTGTGAGTTGGTCAATGACTGGAAATATATTAGCCGTTACTGGTGGTGACAATAAAGTGACACTGTGGAAAGAAAATAACGAGAACCAATGGATGTGCATCAATGACGATGCCGCGGCTACAAATGCACAAACAAACGAGCAGCGCACGCTGTAAAAATAAATGGCTACCAAGTGAAAAGTCTATGACAATATGTAAACGACGTTTCTTAATTTGCCAGcagtcaaaaaataaatataagacgTACAGACATATAATAGCTAGAAATGTGTgctgttgaaaaaaatataaaagtatcgaaagcatatttttatttctttatgcactttttgtttgttgtttcatattgTCATAgacattttatacatttttgagtTGCTgttaatttgaaattgattaaATGGTTTAGAGATAAGAAATTAAGTCTTGTGCAGATTAGTCTCGTATTAATGTTCATGTTCTTCTATttccatatatatataactaaatagacatacatacatacttatgtttattttctaatatactTGCTCAGTTATTGTGAAGGCAGGATTGTCGTAttgtaatacaaaataaatttctagCTAAAAAAGatattatggctttatttcgccttctcatttttctttgaaaaataatggtTACAAATTCTTTTATACTTTCTGTAGTTAATTTGAGAATTATTTACTTGTCTTAATTTTTCTGAGGGAACTTGgttatgtatgcattttttgtAGCCGTGGAAAAATCCCGCTAAAAGTCACACGTGTGCCAATTGCTAATTA
The sequence above is drawn from the Bactrocera tryoni isolate S06 chromosome 1, CSIRO_BtryS06_freeze2, whole genome shotgun sequence genome and encodes:
- the LOC120766395 gene encoding protein SEC13 homolog — encoded protein: MVSLINTVDTGHEDMIHNAVLDYYGLHLATCSSDGSVKVFDVKNGNQILVADLKGHQGPVWQVAWAHPKFGNLLASCSYDRKVIVWKEGAANEWTKFYEYNNHDSSVNSVAFAPAEYGLILACGSSDGSISILTCNIEYGVWDSKKISNAHTIGCNAISWCSSTVPEPAFDQRSSTRNTAVKRLASAGCDNCVKIWREDSDRWVEENRLEGHSDWVRDVAWAPSIGLARSQIASASQDRHVIIWNSTDLTTWSSTILHTFDDVVWSVSWSMTGNILAVTGGDNKVTLWKENNENQWMCINDDAAATNAQTNEQRTL